The nucleotide sequence TCTCTCCGGGGACCTGCTCAAATATTGCGAAGGCGATCTGGTTCCGAACGCGATTGAAGGCCTGTTGAAAGAAATTTCCGGATTGTCGGGTGTGCGCGACGTGCAAACCGATTTTCAGAATTGGGTCATCAGTAACGCGGGGGGCGCCTGGCAAATCACGAAAGGCAAGAAAAAGACGCGCGATAGCGGCGATCCGATGACTCAGCAGGTTGGAGCGGCCGATGCAGATAAGGAGGTCCACATCAAGACCAGCGAGAAGATAGCCGATGTCCTGAAAGACGTGGAAACAGGGTCCGGACAGGAAGACCGATAAGATAATATTTGGTGATTAAAGGAGGAAGATATGGCTAAACAGTTGGGGATTTACAAATGTGGAGTGTGCGGAAATATGGTTGAAGTTATCCACGCCGGCGCTGGAGAACTGGTCTGCTGCGGTCAGCCGATGACGCTGCTCACGGAAAATTCCGTGGATGCCTCACGGGAGAAGCATGTCCCGGTCATCGAGAAAACGGCCGGCGGCGTGAAGGTGAAATTGGGGAGCGTTCCCCATCCCATGGAAGAGAAGCATTATATCGAATGGATTTCGGTCATTGCCGACGGTAAGGCCTACCGGCAGTTCCTCAAACCCGGCGATGCGCCGGAAGCCTTCTTGGCGGTGGAAGGGGCGCAGATTAGCGCCAGGGCCTACTGCAATCTGCATGGTTTGTGGAAGGCATAAAAAGCAGCCCCACCCTAACCCTCCTCTGTTCAAGAGGAGGGAATCTTGCTGGTTCAGGCTTTCGCCGGAACGACAATACGTTCCGCAATTACCTCATTATGCAAGAAATATCTTGACCTGCATGTTTCATCATGCTAGTTCCCGAATTGTAAAAAGTTATAAAGTAACTATGTTGCAGAACCTCAAAAGCTGCTAGAGAGAGAATTGATGGATAAGGAAGCAAAAAATATCATCGTGCCTGAGGGCAAAAACGGCCGCGAGTTGGCCGCCGAGCCGCCGCAAAATACTTCGGACAATGCTAAAAGCAAAGTGAAGTTCGAGATACATGGTGAAGAGATGATTGAAAAAACCGTCAAACTCAGTGGCAATAGTGGCCGGGTTTATCTTCCTCCCACGTGGGTGGGCCACAATGTCAAGATAATAAGGATAGACTAATTTTTGAGGAGACAAATGTGAACAATACCACCGTAAGGAGATTGCATCCCGCGGATGCCGTTGAAATCAGCCGGATATCGTCTTCCATAACCGGGGCGGAACATCGGGCGGATTTTCAGCAAGTCATCGGCAGACAAGCCCAAAGCGAAGATGATGCCAGTTTCGTGGCGGAAAGGGATAACAAACTGGTCGGATACTGCATCAGCTACATGGTTTCCGGCAGTTTCGGCATGGAAAAGAGCGCCTGGTTGGCCCTGATTGGCGTGGACCCGAACTTTATGGGTCAGGGCATCGGCGAAATGCTGGCCAACGGGGTATTGAAGCATTACAAGGCATGCGGCATCACCGAAATATATACCTCGGTGCGCTGGGATTCCACGGATATGTTGTCTTTTTTTAAAACCATGGGT is from Deltaproteobacteria bacterium and encodes:
- a CDS encoding GNAT family N-acetyltransferase, with protein sequence MNNTTVRRLHPADAVEISRISSSITGAEHRADFQQVIGRQAQSEDDASFVAERDNKLVGYCISYMVSGSFGMEKSAWLALIGVDPNFMGQGIGEMLANGVLKHYKACGITEIYTSVRWDSTDMLSFFKTMGFQRSDFINLHKRLK
- a CDS encoding DUF2080 family transposase-associated protein, which codes for MDKEAKNIIVPEGKNGRELAAEPPQNTSDNAKSKVKFEIHGEEMIEKTVKLSGNSGRVYLPPTWVGHNVKIIRID
- a CDS encoding desulfoferrodoxin encodes the protein MAKQLGIYKCGVCGNMVEVIHAGAGELVCCGQPMTLLTENSVDASREKHVPVIEKTAGGVKVKLGSVPHPMEEKHYIEWISVIADGKAYRQFLKPGDAPEAFLAVEGAQISARAYCNLHGLWKA